In one window of Paraflavitalea soli DNA:
- the recR gene encoding recombination mediator RecR, with the protein MQFSSALLENAVNEFAKLPGIGKKTALRLVLHLLKQEPEKVGLFGEAIIKMRREIRFCQRCYNVADADICSICSNSMRRQELVCVVENIRDVIAIESTQQFSGTYHILGGIISPLDGIGPDQLHIEALIQRVQKEKIEEIIFALNPNIQGDTTIYYIQKKLQSYPVRVTTIARGIAFGGELEYADEMTLARSITNRLPVESYVSNR; encoded by the coding sequence ATGCAATTCTCTTCTGCGTTACTGGAAAATGCCGTGAATGAATTTGCCAAACTTCCGGGTATTGGCAAGAAGACGGCGCTGAGGCTGGTGCTGCATCTTTTGAAGCAGGAACCGGAAAAAGTTGGGCTTTTTGGGGAGGCTATTATCAAAATGCGCCGGGAGATCAGGTTTTGCCAGCGCTGTTACAATGTGGCGGATGCAGATATCTGCTCGATCTGTTCCAATTCGATGCGCCGGCAGGAATTGGTGTGTGTAGTAGAAAACATCCGGGATGTAATCGCCATTGAAAGTACCCAGCAGTTCAGCGGCACCTATCATATCCTGGGGGGCATCATATCCCCGCTGGACGGCATTGGCCCGGATCAGCTTCATATTGAGGCCCTTATACAGCGTGTACAGAAAGAAAAGATAGAAGAGATCATTTTTGCCCTCAATCCCAATATACAGGGAGATACTACCATCTATTATATACAGAAAAAATTGCAATCATACCCGGTACGGGTTACCACCATTGCCCGTGGTATCGCTTTTGGCGGCGAACTGGAGTATGCCGATGAAATGACACTGGCCCGGTCCATTACCAACCGCCTGCCCGTGGAAAGCTATGTTTCCAACCGGTAA
- a CDS encoding SRPBCC family protein translates to MSVHSFKAVQCIPVSLQEAWAFFSSPVNLQAITPPDVHFRVTSTLHGESIYPGQIIEYKIKPLWGIEWYWMTEITHVEPGRYFADEQRYGPYSLWHHQHHFKEVPGGVEMTDIVHYKIPGRWLGDLVAGRLVEKKLQQIFAFRFKTIEGLFGKYP, encoded by the coding sequence ATGAGTGTGCACTCTTTCAAAGCGGTTCAGTGTATTCCTGTATCCCTGCAGGAAGCCTGGGCATTCTTCTCCAGTCCGGTTAATTTACAAGCGATCACACCACCGGATGTTCATTTCAGGGTTACTTCCACCCTACATGGTGAGAGCATTTACCCGGGGCAGATCATTGAATACAAGATCAAACCGCTATGGGGTATTGAATGGTATTGGATGACGGAGATCACGCATGTGGAGCCGGGCAGGTACTTTGCGGATGAGCAGCGGTATGGGCCTTATAGCTTATGGCATCATCAACACCATTTCAAAGAAGTGCCGGGAGGGGTAGAAATGACAGACATTGTGCATTATAAGATACCTGGCCGTTGGCTGGGCGATTTGGTGGCCGGCCGGCTGGTAGAAAAGAAGCTCCAACAGATATTTGCTTTCCGGTTTAAGACGATTGAGGGGCTGTTTGGGAAGTACCCATAG
- a CDS encoding sigma-54-dependent transcriptional regulator gives MKNQHALRIFVLEDDVWYGSMLEHYLSLNPDYEVKRFESSTAFFDQLHERPDVVTLDYSMPDMDGSAVLKKIREVNPDIQVIIISGQEDVGTAISLLKNGAFDYIVKDDDVKDRLWNSLLHLKEIVGLRQEVEQLKEQVGKKYDYSKFLIGKSEVMEKVYGLIEKACKTNITVSISGETGTGKEMVAKAIHYNSERQKKPFVAVNVAAIPKELIESELFGHEKGAFTGAVTRRIGKFEEANSGTLFLDEIGEMDISLQAKLLRVLQEREITRIGGNETVAVNARIIVATHRNLLEEVQQKTFREDLYYRLIGLPLQLPALRERGNDIILLARSFIDLFCKDNGIEKKTLSQEAQQKLLQYTFPGNVRELKSVMELAAVMADAETVLPEHITINTAATVNDLLSKERTLKDFEIHIIQHYLDKYDKDVLLVAKKLDIGKSTIYRMIQAGELSTK, from the coding sequence ATGAAAAATCAGCATGCCCTCAGGATTTTCGTCCTGGAAGATGATGTTTGGTATGGTTCCATGCTCGAACATTACCTGTCTCTCAACCCGGATTATGAAGTTAAACGCTTCGAAAGCTCTACTGCCTTTTTTGACCAGCTTCACGAGCGGCCCGATGTGGTTACGCTCGACTACTCCATGCCCGATATGGATGGAAGTGCCGTATTGAAGAAAATACGGGAGGTCAACCCTGATATTCAGGTGATTATCATCTCCGGACAAGAGGATGTGGGTACAGCCATCAGCCTACTGAAAAACGGTGCATTCGACTACATTGTAAAAGACGATGATGTAAAGGACAGGCTGTGGAATAGCTTGCTGCACCTCAAAGAAATTGTGGGCCTGCGGCAGGAGGTAGAGCAACTGAAAGAGCAGGTGGGTAAGAAATACGATTACTCCAAATTCCTGATCGGTAAGAGCGAAGTGATGGAGAAAGTGTATGGCCTTATTGAAAAGGCCTGCAAAACCAATATCACGGTATCCATTTCCGGTGAAACCGGTACGGGTAAAGAAATGGTGGCCAAAGCCATCCATTATAATTCTGAGCGGCAAAAGAAACCCTTTGTAGCCGTGAATGTGGCAGCCATTCCCAAAGAGTTGATCGAAAGCGAACTGTTTGGTCATGAAAAAGGAGCTTTTACCGGCGCCGTTACCCGTCGCATTGGCAAGTTTGAAGAAGCCAATAGCGGTACCCTGTTCCTGGATGAGATTGGCGAAATGGACATCAGCCTGCAGGCAAAACTACTGAGGGTATTACAGGAAAGGGAGATCACCCGCATTGGCGGCAATGAGACCGTGGCGGTGAATGCCCGTATAATAGTGGCCACCCACCGTAACCTGCTGGAAGAGGTACAACAGAAAACATTCCGTGAAGACCTTTATTACCGCCTGATCGGGTTGCCCCTGCAACTGCCTGCATTACGCGAGCGGGGCAATGATATCATCCTGCTGGCAAGGAGCTTTATTGACCTTTTTTGTAAGGACAATGGCATTGAGAAGAAAACCCTATCGCAGGAAGCGCAACAGAAATTATTACAATATACCTTCCCGGGTAATGTACGTGAACTGAAATCGGTGATGGAACTGGCGGCTGTAATGGCCGATGCAGAGACCGTGCTGCCCGAGCATATTACGATCAATACAGCCGCTACCGTCAACGACCTGTTGAGCAAGGAAAGGACCCTGAAGGATTTTGAGATCCATATTATTCAACATTACCTGGACAAATACGACAAGGACGTATTGCTGGTAGCTAAGAAACTTGATATTGGGAAGTCTACTATTTACCGTATGATACAGGCCGGTGAATTGAGTACCAAATAA
- a CDS encoding response regulator has protein sequence MTAPNNHDGEKRRILVAEDVEMNQHLARHMIESWGFEVDIAGNGREALVLVQQNHYDLVLMDIHMPEMDGLEATQQIRLLTDPLKASIPIVALTANALKGDRERFLAAGMNDYLPKPINEPHLHRIITDNLTNLTNMITTDQDQRQHILPSKTDDADKLYNLSLVYGIAGGDESFVKRMLQLFLDTMPLTLQEMQKETTLQNWAQVGKLAHKLKSTIDSMGISTLKDTIRQIEQNGKKGEGTEQLPAQVNLVESILQSCAVQVKKDFSL, from the coding sequence ATGACAGCACCCAACAACCATGACGGGGAGAAACGGCGGATACTGGTGGCCGAAGATGTGGAGATGAACCAACACCTGGCTCGTCATATGATAGAATCATGGGGCTTTGAAGTAGATATAGCGGGTAATGGCCGGGAGGCATTGGTGCTGGTGCAACAAAATCACTATGACCTTGTGCTGATGGATATACATATGCCGGAAATGGATGGCCTGGAAGCTACGCAGCAGATACGCCTGCTAACTGATCCCCTCAAAGCCAGCATACCCATTGTAGCGCTAACAGCCAATGCCCTGAAAGGAGACAGGGAACGTTTTCTGGCTGCCGGCATGAATGACTATCTGCCCAAGCCTATTAATGAACCCCATCTCCACCGCATCATAACAGACAACTTAACCAACCTAACGAACATGATCACTACTGACCAGGATCAACGGCAGCACATCCTGCCATCCAAAACTGACGACGCTGATAAGTTGTACAACCTCTCCCTGGTGTACGGCATTGCTGGTGGTGATGAAAGCTTTGTGAAACGCATGTTGCAGCTCTTCCTCGATACGATGCCTTTGACATTGCAGGAAATGCAAAAGGAAACAACCCTGCAAAACTGGGCGCAGGTAGGAAAGCTGGCGCATAAGTTGAAATCCACCATTGATTCCATGGGCATCAGTACCCTAAAGGATACGATACGGCAAATTGAGCAAAATGGTAAAAAAGGAGAAGGTACAGAACAATTACCAGCACAGGTAAACCTGGTAGAGTCTATCCTGCAATCCTGTGCCGTGCAGGTAAAAAAAGATTTCTCTTTGTAA
- the bla gene encoding subclass B1 metallo-beta-lactamase, producing MKTIIKTLLIIVVSLTCLHGSAQKRQIFKPKVVYKSKALIVTQITENSFQHTSFLQTNDFGNVPCNGLIVRNSKEVIVFDTPTNDTSAAALIKWIKEKLHCKINAIIPTHFHDDCLGGLKAFHNNNIPSYAYFRTIEFAKEKNFVVPQNSFKDSLILKVGNEHIIAKFFGEGHTKDNVVGYFPGENILFGGCLIKESGASKGYLGDANVADWSGTVEKVKKEYPNVKIVVPGHGAYGDNKLLEYTINLFKAQ from the coding sequence ATGAAAACCATTATAAAAACGCTGTTGATCATTGTAGTCTCTCTTACCTGTTTACATGGTAGTGCTCAAAAAAGACAGATATTCAAGCCCAAAGTGGTTTACAAATCCAAAGCGTTGATTGTAACCCAAATTACCGAAAACTCTTTTCAACATACCTCATTCTTACAAACCAATGATTTTGGCAACGTTCCCTGTAACGGCCTCATCGTCAGAAATAGTAAGGAAGTAATTGTTTTTGATACACCAACCAACGATACCAGTGCTGCAGCGTTAATCAAATGGATCAAAGAAAAGCTACATTGTAAGATAAACGCCATTATTCCAACCCATTTCCACGACGATTGCCTGGGTGGACTAAAAGCATTCCATAACAACAATATCCCTTCTTATGCTTATTTCAGAACGATTGAATTTGCAAAAGAGAAGAATTTTGTTGTTCCCCAAAACAGTTTCAAAGACTCACTCATTTTAAAAGTGGGCAATGAACATATTATTGCAAAGTTTTTCGGAGAAGGTCATACAAAAGATAATGTAGTCGGTTATTTCCCGGGTGAAAACATCCTATTTGGCGGTTGTTTAATAAAAGAATCAGGTGCCAGCAAAGGCTATTTAGGCGATGCTAATGTGGCCGATTGGTCAGGCACCGTTGAAAAAGTGAAAAAGGAATACCCCAATGTGAAAATCGTTGTTCCGGGACATGGTGCATATGGAGACAACAAATTACTTGAGTATACCATTAACTTATTCAAGGCTCAATAA
- a CDS encoding homocysteine S-methyltransferase family protein — translation MDIRKELEKRILIIDGAMGTMIQRYKLEEADYRGERFKDWHLDVKGNNDLLCITQPQIIEEIHSQYLAAGADIIETNTFSSTTIAMADYEMQELAYEMNVAAGRCARRAADKYTQLDPSKPRFVAGAIGPLNKTLSLSPDVNNPGFRALTFDEAMTAYYEQVKGLVEGGVDIILIETIFDTLNAKAAIYATKKFFQDTQKPELPIMISGTITDASGRTLSGQTLEAFYTSVFHAKPLSIGLNCALGAAEMRPHIEELSQIAACYTSAYPNAGLPNAMGEYDEQPEETAHFIEEWAQQGFVNIVGGCCGTTPDHIRHIADHMKKLAPRRLPILEAAL, via the coding sequence ATGGACATCAGGAAAGAATTGGAAAAACGCATATTGATCATCGATGGGGCCATGGGCACCATGATCCAGCGTTATAAGCTGGAAGAAGCAGATTACCGGGGCGAACGTTTTAAAGACTGGCACCTGGATGTAAAAGGCAACAATGACCTGTTGTGTATTACACAGCCTCAAATTATAGAAGAGATCCATAGTCAATACCTGGCAGCCGGAGCAGATATCATTGAAACGAATACCTTCTCCAGCACCACTATTGCCATGGCCGATTATGAGATGCAGGAGCTGGCGTATGAAATGAATGTGGCCGCTGGCCGGTGCGCCCGCCGTGCAGCGGATAAGTACACGCAACTGGACCCTTCCAAACCCCGGTTTGTAGCCGGCGCTATTGGCCCGCTCAATAAAACATTGAGCCTCTCGCCCGACGTTAATAATCCTGGTTTCAGGGCGCTCACTTTTGATGAGGCCATGACAGCCTATTATGAGCAGGTGAAAGGGCTGGTAGAAGGCGGCGTGGACATTATCCTGATCGAAACGATCTTTGATACCTTGAACGCCAAAGCGGCCATCTATGCCACCAAGAAGTTCTTCCAGGATACGCAAAAGCCTGAGCTGCCGATCATGATCAGTGGCACTATCACGGATGCCTCTGGCCGTACGCTGAGCGGACAAACCCTGGAAGCCTTTTATACCTCGGTATTCCATGCCAAGCCGCTGAGCATTGGTTTGAACTGTGCGTTGGGAGCTGCTGAAATGCGCCCGCATATTGAAGAGTTGAGCCAGATTGCGGCCTGTTATACATCTGCCTATCCCAATGCGGGTTTGCCCAATGCCATGGGAGAATATGATGAGCAGCCGGAAGAAACTGCCCACTTCATTGAAGAATGGGCCCAACAGGGCTTTGTGAACATTGTAGGTGGCTGCTGCGGCACCACGCCCGATCACATCAGGCATATTGCAGACCATATGAAGAAACTTGCCCCCAGGAGATTACCGATACTGGAAGCGGCATTATAA
- a CDS encoding RecB family exonuclease, whose product MLSQHPTLSDMERIGLFTRLIDSFPKGHPLKRYRGDIYHEADRFHLVFGVMKRQGWTSVLINQQIDEHLASLEGPIPVTVTEWTDKLRAAVHEFDNYQVLLGQLNRQDIYDQPEAPDSNGHPFNLLEDPLIEKIILLLNYLAAGQDIPNSGDEMLFELLHGAWFNIPPQEIINLVIEVADRQYTEYITSLRRLLQEKVTAPPKNLFTPAVPEGLKRASGAIEKLIGLAAGTPLPLLLEQLLQETGIRDFISQSPDKEILEQRVNRFTAYITEEACRNPAMDLPLLVKLLSLMSRSARAWSSIEIHHPANALQALAPLYQPAAAPAFTRTGGVAFSPVTIATPTGPQIARLEVALENKLLQRFAMSATTLNNFLRCPLEFYYTILIRIPFPRNEATEFGSAVHWALEMLFRKMQSNQEVFPPKEVFIKEFEGYMRRRRASFTPEQFNRRLAYGQEVLSHYYDEYIHTWSTIVTVERNFRNVMVQGVPLKGKIDKLEFDGRSANLVDYKTGDPDKSRARLAPPGEVIPNGGDYWRQAVFYKILVDNYPQKEWKVTSAEFDFIEPDKNGHYHKVKLFITPEEVNLVTRQIITAWQRIQQRAFYTGCGKPDCHWCHFVKTYELAQTPHE is encoded by the coding sequence ATGCTCAGCCAGCACCCCACCTTATCAGATATGGAACGGATAGGCTTGTTTACCAGGCTCATTGACAGCTTTCCCAAGGGCCACCCGCTCAAGCGCTACCGTGGCGATATATACCATGAGGCAGATCGTTTTCACCTTGTTTTTGGGGTTATGAAGCGGCAGGGGTGGACCTCAGTTCTCATCAACCAACAGATCGACGAGCACCTGGCCAGCCTGGAAGGTCCGATTCCGGTTACAGTAACCGAATGGACGGATAAGTTGCGGGCAGCTGTTCATGAATTTGATAACTACCAGGTATTGCTGGGCCAGCTCAACCGCCAGGATATATATGATCAGCCGGAGGCGCCCGATAGCAATGGGCACCCGTTTAATTTGCTGGAAGATCCGTTGATAGAAAAGATCATCCTGCTATTGAATTACCTGGCTGCCGGGCAGGATATTCCTAATAGCGGTGATGAAATGTTGTTTGAGCTATTGCATGGAGCATGGTTCAACATCCCTCCCCAGGAGATCATCAACCTGGTGATTGAAGTGGCCGACCGCCAGTATACGGAATACATTACCTCACTACGCCGGCTTTTACAGGAAAAGGTGACGGCGCCTCCAAAGAACCTGTTTACCCCTGCCGTTCCTGAAGGGTTGAAACGCGCTTCCGGCGCTATTGAAAAACTGATTGGCCTGGCGGCTGGTACGCCCCTGCCCTTGTTGCTGGAGCAGTTGCTCCAGGAAACGGGGATCAGGGATTTTATCAGCCAAAGCCCCGATAAAGAAATACTGGAGCAACGGGTGAACAGGTTCACGGCATACATAACTGAAGAAGCATGCCGCAACCCCGCCATGGACCTGCCATTGCTGGTGAAGCTACTCTCGCTGATGAGCAGATCGGCCAGGGCATGGTCATCAATAGAGATCCATCACCCCGCCAATGCCTTGCAGGCACTCGCCCCGCTTTATCAGCCTGCAGCAGCTCCTGCCTTTACCAGGACGGGCGGAGTGGCCTTCTCGCCCGTGACAATAGCCACACCAACAGGGCCACAGATAGCCCGGCTGGAAGTAGCCCTGGAGAATAAGCTATTGCAGCGCTTTGCGATGAGTGCTACCACGCTTAACAATTTCCTCCGGTGCCCGCTGGAATTTTATTACACTATTCTTATCCGTATTCCTTTCCCAAGAAATGAAGCCACAGAATTTGGGTCAGCCGTTCACTGGGCCCTGGAAATGCTGTTTCGTAAAATGCAATCCAACCAGGAAGTCTTTCCTCCCAAAGAAGTGTTTATAAAAGAATTTGAAGGATATATGCGGCGACGCCGCGCCAGTTTCACCCCCGAGCAGTTCAACCGCCGGCTAGCGTACGGTCAGGAAGTGTTAAGCCATTATTATGATGAGTACATTCATACCTGGAGCACGATCGTAACAGTAGAAAGGAATTTCCGGAATGTAATGGTGCAAGGTGTTCCGCTCAAAGGCAAAATAGACAAACTGGAATTTGATGGACGGTCGGCCAACCTGGTAGATTATAAAACAGGTGATCCCGACAAATCCAGGGCAAGGCTCGCGCCACCTGGTGAAGTCATTCCCAATGGAGGGGATTACTGGCGGCAGGCTGTATTTTATAAGATCCTTGTAGATAATTACCCGCAAAAGGAGTGGAAAGTAACGAGTGCGGAGTTTGATTTCATTGAGCCCGATAAAAACGGGCATTATCATAAGGTAAAGTTATTTATTACGCCGGAAGAGGTAAACCTGGTAACCCGGCAGATCATTACAGCGTGGCAACGCATTCAGCAGCGTGCGTTTTATACAGGCTGTGGCAAGCCGGATTGCCATTGGTGCCATTTTGTTAAAACCTATGAGCTGGCCCAGACCCCACATGAATAA
- a CDS encoding Ig-like domain-containing domain — protein MKQVLSILFLIIVIAQFQVFTVGCANIIPPMGGPKDSLPPLLMRATPHDSTRDFTGKKIVFEFDEFIAQPDNLQENLLVSPVPKSTPIVTSKLRTLTVAIKDTLEENTTYSINFGNAIKDINEGNILKDFTYVFSTGSTIDSLTVSGKVIIAETGKTDSTLIAVLHRNTDDSAVIKERPRYVAKTDREGHFIFRNLPPATYALYVFKDEGGQRKYMNKGQLFAFSDSLVNTTDNKTFTLYAYTEKEEEKKDNKSKSPTPAINRPSATKGGAVVQDKRLKIETNLANQELDLLGNLEISFKTAPLKFFDSSKVQFTNEKYEPITAYRFTLDTSKQKLTLEHKWEANTAYNLIVDKEFAEDTLGHKLLRSDTLQFRTKKESEYGLVRLRFLNLDLSKNPVLQFVQADQVKYSHVFTDRNFSAKLFVPGEYDLRILYDANKNGVWDPGEFFGKHIQPERVLPVPRKLTIKANWDNEIDITL, from the coding sequence ATGAAGCAGGTATTATCTATTCTCTTCTTAATTATAGTTATTGCTCAATTCCAGGTATTCACTGTTGGCTGCGCCAATATCATTCCACCCATGGGCGGGCCTAAGGATTCATTGCCCCCTTTATTGATGAGGGCCACTCCCCACGACTCAACCAGGGACTTTACCGGCAAGAAGATCGTATTTGAATTTGATGAGTTCATTGCACAACCAGATAACCTGCAGGAAAACCTGCTGGTATCTCCTGTTCCCAAGTCTACTCCCATTGTTACCAGTAAACTTAGAACGCTAACGGTAGCCATCAAGGATACGCTGGAAGAGAATACAACTTATTCTATCAATTTTGGTAATGCTATTAAAGACATCAATGAAGGAAATATACTGAAAGACTTTACCTATGTTTTCAGCACCGGTTCGACCATTGACTCTTTAACAGTATCGGGGAAAGTGATCATCGCAGAAACAGGTAAAACGGACTCCACGCTGATAGCAGTACTCCACCGGAATACAGATGATTCGGCAGTTATCAAAGAGCGCCCAAGGTATGTGGCAAAAACCGACAGGGAGGGTCATTTTATCTTCCGCAACCTGCCGCCTGCCACTTATGCCTTGTATGTCTTCAAGGATGAAGGCGGCCAACGGAAATACATGAACAAGGGCCAGCTGTTTGCCTTCTCCGATTCGCTGGTCAATACAACAGACAATAAGACTTTTACCTTATACGCTTATACGGAGAAGGAGGAAGAGAAGAAAGATAACAAATCGAAGTCTCCGACACCTGCGATTAACCGGCCTTCGGCTACCAAAGGGGGCGCTGTAGTGCAGGACAAAAGGTTAAAGATCGAAACCAACCTGGCCAACCAGGAACTGGACCTGCTGGGCAATCTGGAGATCAGTTTTAAGACAGCTCCTTTAAAATTCTTTGACTCCTCCAAAGTACAGTTCACCAACGAAAAGTATGAACCGATAACAGCTTACCGGTTTACTTTGGATACCAGCAAACAGAAACTCACCCTCGAACACAAATGGGAGGCCAATACGGCCTATAACCTCATCGTAGATAAAGAATTTGCGGAGGATACGCTGGGCCATAAACTACTGAGGTCGGATACCCTGCAGTTCCGTACGAAAAAAGAAAGCGAGTATGGGCTGGTGCGTCTTCGCTTTCTCAATCTTGATCTCTCCAAAAACCCGGTATTACAGTTCGTACAGGCCGACCAGGTAAAATACAGTCATGTATTCACGGACCGCAATTTCAGTGCGAAACTCTTTGTACCGGGAGAATACGACCTGCGTATTTTATATGATGCCAACAAAAACGGCGTTTGGGATCCCGGAGAATTCTTCGGTAAGCATATCCAGCCGGAAAGGGTGTTGCCGGTACCCCGCAAACTGACCATTAAGGCCAACTGGGATAATGAGATAGATATTACGCTTTAG
- a CDS encoding tetratricopeptide repeat protein, with protein MKIYTWLIRYRLYLGLALVVLGIVANIYSSFWPAFPLYFIGLILIVGHFFIGPLRLIQEYMENGDMEGAEGVLNSVKFPNLLYKPIRSAYYTFKGQLAMMKQDFDGAESNMKKGLSLGTPMKEVKGANLLQMGMISLQKGNFKQGEQYIRQAIREGLPDKENEAAAYLQMCNIMMNKREFRAAKEFFRKTKALKPTSPEIVKQVKEIEKYISRIPG; from the coding sequence ATGAAGATTTATACCTGGCTTATCCGTTACCGCCTTTACCTGGGTTTGGCTCTGGTGGTACTGGGTATCGTGGCGAATATTTACAGCAGCTTCTGGCCTGCTTTTCCGCTTTATTTTATCGGCCTCATCCTGATTGTAGGTCACTTTTTCATTGGCCCCCTGCGACTGATCCAGGAATACATGGAAAATGGTGACATGGAAGGCGCCGAAGGCGTACTCAATTCAGTTAAATTCCCCAACCTGCTTTATAAACCCATCCGCTCCGCTTACTATACCTTCAAAGGTCAGCTGGCGATGATGAAACAGGATTTCGACGGCGCCGAAAGCAACATGAAAAAAGGGCTTTCACTGGGCACCCCCATGAAAGAAGTAAAAGGCGCCAACCTCCTGCAAATGGGAATGATCTCCCTGCAAAAAGGCAATTTCAAACAAGGGGAACAATACATCCGCCAGGCCATCCGCGAAGGATTACCCGATAAGGAAAATGAAGCCGCCGCCTACCTGCAGATGTGCAATATCATGATGAACAAAAGGGAATTTCGTGCCGCTAAAGAATTCTTCCGCAAGACAAAAGCACTGAAACCTACCAGCCCTGAAATTGTAAAACAGGTAAAAGAAATAGAGAAATACATCTCCCGCATACCGGGATAA